From the genome of Triticum aestivum cultivar Chinese Spring chromosome 3B, IWGSC CS RefSeq v2.1, whole genome shotgun sequence, one region includes:
- the LOC123071846 gene encoding 2'-deoxymugineic-acid 2'-dioxygenase: MELLSDCPVHASVPDKYVLPPEKRPSLLNDEPSSDVAIPVIDLHSADDCRRQLVAAEIIKASKGFGIFQVVNHGVAEDVVQGFREAAAGFFAMPAEDKLPYRSDDLSKHFRVSSSTPYDRNGDRYWLDYLKINCHPVTDEHVREWPDKPGSFRSSLAEYSTAVHELAQTLLRLIAEGLGLDGGFFAGDLSGGSTQMNVNYYPPCPDPSLTLGLLPHCDRHLLTVLSQGDVAGLQARHGGRWLLVRPVPGAFVVNLGHQMEIITNGLLASVEHRAVTNTDAVRLSVVTLIMPKMECRIGPAPEMVNEATGPAKFKEFEFSEFIKAYSAAAASREDVLHYFRIHR, translated from the exons ATGGAGCTGCTGTCCGATTGCCCGGTGCACGCCTCCGTGCCGGACAAGTACGTGTTGCCCCCGGAGAAGCGTCCTTCGCTCCTCAACGACGAACCCAGCTCCGATGTCGCCATACCGGTCATCGACCTCCACAGCGCCGACGATTGCCGGCGCCAGCTGGTCGCCGCCGAGATCATCAAGGCCAGCAAGGGGTTCGGCATCTTCCAG gtggtgaACCACGGCGTGGCGGAGGACGTGGTGCAGGGGttccgcgaggcggcggcggggttctTCGCGATGCCGGCGGAGGACAAGCTGCCGTACCGCTCCGATGACCTGAGCAAGCACTTCCGCGTGTCGTCCAGCACCCCATATGACCGGAACGGGGACCGCTATTGGCTGGACTACCTCAAGATCAACTGCCACCCCGTCACCGACGAGCACGTCCGAGAGTGGCCGGACAAGCCGGGAAGCTTCAGGAGCTCCCTCGCGGAGTACTCCACGGCGGTGCACGAGCTTGCACAGACGCTGCTCCGGCTCATTGCAGAGGGGCTCGGCCTCGACGGTGGATTCTTCGCCGGCGACCTCAGCGGCGGCAGCACCCAGATGAACGTCAACTACTACCCGCCGTGCCCGGACCCGAGCCTCACGCTGGGCCTCCTCCCGCACTGCGACCGCCACCTCCTGACCGTGCTCTCTCAGGGCGACGTCGCCGGGCTGCAGGCGAGGCACGGCGGGCGGTGGCTCCTCGTGCGCCCCGTCCCCGGCGCCTTCGTGGTCAACCTGGGCCACCAGATGGAGATCATCACCAACGGGCTCCTGGCTAGCGTGGAACACCGCGCCGTCACGAACACCGACGCGGTGAGGCTGTCGGTGGTGACCCTCATCATGCCCAAGATGGAGTGCCGCATCGGGCCAGCGCCGGAGATGGTGAACGAGGCGACGGGACCCGCGAAGTTCAAGGAGTTCGAGTTCAGCGAGTTCATCAAGGcctacagcgccgccgccgccagcaggGAGGACGTGCTCCACTACTTCAGGATCCACCGCTAG
- the LOC123071847 gene encoding probable CCR4-associated factor 1 homolog 11 has product MFAVYPPPPPRFKFNRMFPVQAQLPPFAYHAAPLPPVQPQLAVQVRPVWAGSFNEEWAYLQSFAACARYVAIDVHYPGLVHAAGQDLSSLTVEHRYALMKADVDGLKPLQVGIAVCDHLGQQVAWEFNLRDFCRPADPHNDKALDYHAARGLDLDTLRNHGVDAYMLGALLMGSGLIGAGHGRPLSWITHAGAYHVAYLLKIVTGGAPLPHDVAGFLGAVQYYLGQHVYDVATMAADCEGMPVGLDCIAASLRIHPPWGSPRLAGAAGVRALLAFRILKDGQFGGNVERFRGLFQGLQH; this is encoded by the coding sequence ATGTTCGCCGTgtatccaccgccgccgccgcgcttcaaGTTCAACCGCATGTTTCCCGTGCAGGCGCAGCTCCCGCCGTTTGCCTACCACGCTGCTCCCCTGCCGCCGGTACAGCCGCAGCTGGCGGTCCAGGTGCGTCCAGTGTGGGCGGGGAGCTTCAACGAAGAGTGGGCCTACCTCCAGAGCTTCGCCGCGTGCGCCCGCTACGTCGCTATCGACGTGCACTACCCGGGACTCGTCCACGCCGCCGGACAGGACCTCAGCAGCCTGACGGTAGAGCACCGCTACGCGCTCATGAAGGCCGACGTGGACGGCCTGAAGCCGCTCCAGGTCGGCATCGCCGTCTGCGACCACCTCGGCCAGCAGGTCGCCTGGGAGTTCAACCTCCGCGACTTCTGCCGCCCCGCCGACCCGCACAACGACAAGGCCCTCGACTACCATGCCGCCCGCGGCCTCGACCTCGACACGCTCCGCAACCACGGCGTCGACGCCTACATGCTCGGCGCGCTGCTCATGGGTTCCGGCCTCATCGGCGCCGGACACGGGCGGCCGCTGTCGTGGATCACCCACGCCGGTGCCTACCACGTGGCGTACCTCCTGAAGATTGTCACGGGCGGGGCCCCGCTGCCGCACGACGTGGCCGGGTTCCTCGGCGCCGTGCAGTACTACCTCGGCCAGCATGTCTATGATGTTGCCACGATGGCAGCCGACTGCGAGGGCATGCCGGTGGGGCTGGACTGCATCGCCGCGAGCCTGCGCATCCATCCGCCGTGGGGGAGCCCTCGCCTCGCGGGCGCCGCCGGCGTGCGCGCGCTTCTGGCCTTCAGGATTTTGAAGGACGGGCAGTTCGGCGGCAATGTGGAGAGGTTCCGAGGCCTGTTTCAGGGCCTGCAGCATTAG